A DNA window from Citrobacter tructae contains the following coding sequences:
- the ihfA gene encoding integration host factor subunit alpha, with translation MALTKAEMSEYLFDKLGLSKRDAKELVELFFEEIRRALENGEQVKLSGFGNFDLRDKNQRPGRNPKTGEDIPITARRVVTFRPGQKLKSRVENATPKEE, from the coding sequence ATGGCGCTTACAAAAGCTGAAATGTCAGAATATCTGTTTGATAAGCTTGGGCTTAGCAAGCGGGATGCCAAAGAACTGGTCGAGCTGTTTTTCGAAGAGATCCGTCGTGCTCTGGAAAATGGTGAGCAGGTAAAACTCTCTGGTTTTGGTAACTTCGATCTGCGTGATAAGAATCAACGTCCGGGCCGTAACCCGAAAACGGGCGAAGATATTCCCATTACAGCACGGCGCGTGGTGACCTTCAGACCCGGACAGAAGTTAAAAAGCCGGGTCGAAAACGCAACGCCCAAAGAAGAGTGA
- the btuC gene encoding vitamin B12 ABC transporter permease BtuC, which yields MLTFAHQQQRRNVRWILSLSALMLLATILSLCAGEQWISPGDWFSARGDLFVWQIRFPRTLAVLLVGAALALSGAVMQALFENPLAEPGLLGVSNGAGVGLIAAVLLGQGQLPGWALGLCAIAGALIITLILLRFARRHLSTSRLLLAGVALGIICSALMTWAIYFSTSFDLRQLMYWMMGGFGGVDWQQAWLMVALLPVLLWICCQSQPMNMLALGETSARQLGLPLWFWRNLLVVATGWMVGVSVALAGAIGFIGLVIPHILRLCGLTDHRVLLPGCALAGAIALLLADVVARLVLASAELPIGVVTATMGAPVFIWLLLKSGR from the coding sequence ATGCTGACTTTCGCCCATCAACAACAGCGACGAAACGTGCGCTGGATACTGTCTCTGTCGGCGCTGATGCTGCTGGCAACGATTCTCAGCCTGTGCGCAGGAGAACAGTGGATTTCGCCCGGCGACTGGTTCAGCGCTCGTGGCGATCTGTTCGTCTGGCAAATTCGATTTCCCCGTACGCTTGCCGTACTGCTGGTCGGTGCCGCGCTGGCACTTTCCGGTGCCGTGATGCAGGCGCTGTTTGAAAACCCGCTGGCCGAGCCCGGCTTGCTGGGGGTGTCTAACGGCGCAGGGGTCGGACTCATCGCTGCGGTGCTGTTGGGGCAGGGCCAACTGCCCGGCTGGGCCCTAGGGCTGTGTGCGATTGCCGGGGCGCTCATAATTACACTTATCCTCCTGCGTTTTGCTCGTCGTCATCTGTCGACCAGCCGCCTGCTGCTGGCGGGCGTAGCGCTGGGTATTATCTGTAGCGCGCTGATGACATGGGCTATCTACTTCTCCACCTCTTTTGACTTGCGACAGCTCATGTACTGGATGATGGGCGGCTTTGGCGGCGTGGATTGGCAGCAGGCCTGGTTGATGGTCGCGCTGCTTCCCGTTTTGCTGTGGATTTGCTGTCAGTCGCAGCCAATGAATATGCTGGCGCTGGGGGAGACTTCTGCACGTCAGTTGGGACTGCCTCTATGGTTCTGGCGCAACCTGCTGGTGGTTGCCACTGGCTGGATGGTGGGCGTCAGCGTGGCGCTTGCCGGAGCTATTGGTTTTATCGGCCTGGTTATCCCGCATATTCTGCGACTGTGCGGATTAACCGATCATCGTGTATTGCTGCCTGGCTGTGCGCTGGCGGGAGCCATCGCGTTACTGTTAGCGGATGTCGTTGCGCGCCTGGTTCTGGCGTCGGCTGAGCTGCCTATCGGCGTGGTGACGGCAACCATGGGCGCACCGGTATTTATCTGGCTATTGTTAAAATCCGGGCGCTAG
- a CDS encoding glutathione peroxidase, giving the protein MQDTILNTEVTTIDGDAVSLQAYAGKVLLIINVASKCGLTPQYEQLENLQKAWHEQGFTVLGFPCNQFLGQEPGSEAEIKTWCSTTWGVTFPMFSKIDVNGKARHPLYQKLIDAAPNAIAPADSGFLARMASKGRAPLYPGDILWNFEKFLVGRDGQVLQRFSPDMTPEDPILVEHINAALAK; this is encoded by the coding sequence ATGCAAGACACTATTCTCAATACAGAAGTGACAACTATCGACGGCGACGCCGTCTCGTTGCAGGCGTATGCCGGAAAAGTCCTGTTAATTATTAATGTTGCTTCGAAATGTGGATTAACGCCGCAATATGAGCAACTGGAGAATCTGCAGAAAGCATGGCACGAGCAGGGATTCACCGTGTTGGGGTTCCCCTGCAATCAATTTCTCGGCCAGGAACCGGGTAGCGAAGCCGAAATTAAAACATGGTGCAGTACCACCTGGGGCGTCACCTTCCCGATGTTCAGTAAGATTGACGTCAATGGTAAAGCGCGCCATCCGCTGTATCAGAAGCTGATTGACGCTGCACCGAACGCCATTGCACCGGCTGACAGCGGTTTTTTGGCACGTATGGCGAGCAAAGGTCGCGCGCCGCTCTACCCGGGCGATATTCTGTGGAATTTCGAGAAGTTTTTAGTGGGTCGGGATGGTCAGGTATTGCAACGATTTTCACCCGATATGACGCCTGAAGATCCCATCCTTGTTGAACATATCAACGCGGCGCTGGCAAAATAA
- the btuD gene encoding vitamin B12 ABC transporter ATP-binding protein BtuD: MSPLMQLQDVAESTRLGPLSGEIRAGEILHLVGPNGAGKSTLLARMAGLTTGEGTVVLGDMPLDDWPAAKLAQHRAFLAQQQNPPFAMPVWHFLTLHQPDKARTDLLQEVADALGLGDKLGRGVNQLSGGEWQRVRLAAVILQICPQSNPHGQLLLLDEPMNSLDVAQQNALDRLLSQLSQQGIAIVMSSHDLNHTLRHAHEAWLLKRGKLLASGSRDAVLTPANLSQAYGVNFRRLDIEGHRMLISTT, encoded by the coding sequence ATGTCTCCTTTGATGCAGCTTCAGGATGTCGCGGAATCGACCCGGCTCGGCCCGCTTTCAGGCGAGATAAGGGCAGGGGAGATCCTGCACCTTGTGGGGCCTAACGGTGCCGGAAAGAGCACGTTGCTGGCGCGGATGGCGGGTTTAACGACCGGTGAGGGAACCGTCGTGTTGGGTGATATGCCGCTCGACGACTGGCCCGCCGCAAAATTGGCGCAACACCGCGCTTTTCTTGCGCAACAGCAAAACCCGCCGTTTGCAATGCCGGTCTGGCATTTTCTGACGCTGCATCAGCCTGATAAAGCGCGAACCGATCTGCTGCAAGAGGTGGCTGACGCGCTTGGATTGGGTGACAAACTCGGACGCGGGGTGAATCAGCTCTCCGGCGGCGAATGGCAGCGGGTACGTCTTGCTGCGGTGATACTGCAAATTTGCCCTCAGTCTAACCCGCACGGCCAGCTGTTGCTGTTAGACGAGCCGATGAACAGTCTGGATGTTGCACAACAAAATGCATTGGACAGGCTATTGAGCCAGCTGAGTCAGCAGGGGATAGCGATTGTCATGAGCAGCCATGACCTGAACCATACGCTGCGGCATGCACACGAGGCCTGGTTACTCAAGCGTGGAAAGCTGCTGGCCAGTGGTTCACGCGATGCGGTCCTGACGCCGGCTAATCTCTCTCAAGCCTATGGCGTAAACTTCCGGCGTCTGGATATCGAAGGCCACAGAATGCTCATATCAACCACTTAA
- a CDS encoding NlpC/P60 family protein: MRFWLLFITALFLAGCSSHRAPAPNARLSDSIAVIAGLNDQLQNWRGTPYRYGGMSRNGVDCSGFVLMTMRDQFDLQLPRDTRTQSKIGTEIDKDELLPGDLVFFKTGSGESGLHVGIYDTNNQFIHASTSRGVMRSSLDNVYWRKNFWQARRI; encoded by the coding sequence ATGCGCTTTTGGCTTCTTTTCATTACAGCATTGTTTTTGGCGGGGTGTAGCAGCCATCGTGCGCCTGCGCCCAATGCCCGGTTATCGGATTCTATCGCCGTGATCGCCGGTCTTAACGATCAGCTACAGAACTGGCGTGGTACACCCTATCGTTACGGTGGTATGAGCCGTAACGGCGTGGATTGTTCGGGATTTGTATTGATGACGATGCGCGATCAGTTTGATTTGCAACTGCCGCGCGATACGCGCACGCAATCAAAGATTGGTACTGAAATCGATAAAGACGAATTGCTGCCAGGCGATCTGGTTTTCTTTAAAACCGGATCAGGAGAAAGCGGCTTACACGTCGGTATTTACGATACCAATAATCAATTTATTCATGCGTCAACCAGTCGGGGAGTGATGCGTTCATCCCTTGATAATGTCTACTGGCGTAAAAATTTCTGGCAGGCGCGACGTATTTAA
- a CDS encoding EAL domain-containing protein: MIVSLDNLYHSEFSFLPARSEKGDLEFVEILTHFVSSDGVVRMPTGLVMPQMSDDEQCRLFIEKLELIETCQHFFIQRKIPAWINLTPAVANALLSEAEYASRIERFPFIEFTINESYPELNKGKENPTLAALAARFPLVLTNFGAAGISTRAIFDGLFKRVVMDKNFIQQRIAQNSFEPFMRAIHAQISPSCESIIISGIDTQEMLERVLPLGFSAMQGALWPAVSPAQIISLIQG, translated from the coding sequence ATGATAGTTTCACTGGATAATCTTTATCATTCTGAGTTCTCTTTTCTTCCTGCGAGAAGTGAAAAAGGTGACCTTGAGTTCGTAGAAATCCTCACCCACTTTGTCAGCTCAGATGGCGTTGTGCGCATGCCTACCGGGTTGGTCATGCCTCAGATGTCAGACGATGAGCAGTGTCGTTTATTTATCGAAAAACTTGAATTAATCGAAACATGCCAACATTTTTTTATTCAACGTAAGATTCCTGCCTGGATTAATTTAACCCCAGCAGTGGCTAATGCTTTATTATCAGAAGCGGAATATGCTTCACGCATTGAACGATTTCCATTTATTGAATTTACCATTAATGAAAGTTACCCCGAGTTAAACAAGGGTAAAGAAAATCCTACGCTGGCGGCATTAGCGGCGCGATTTCCATTAGTTCTGACTAACTTTGGCGCTGCGGGCATATCCACGCGCGCAATTTTTGATGGCCTTTTCAAACGTGTCGTAATGGATAAAAACTTTATTCAACAAAGGATTGCGCAAAACTCGTTTGAGCCTTTTATGCGCGCTATCCATGCGCAAATATCCCCAAGCTGTGAATCAATAATCATTAGCGGTATTGATACGCAGGAGATGCTCGAACGGGTATTGCCCCTGGGGTTCAGCGCCATGCAGGGGGCATTATGGCCAGCGGTTTCGCCTGCGCAGATAATCTCGTTGATACAGGGATAA
- the selO gene encoding protein adenylyltransferase SelO, whose product MTLSFTTRWRDELPATYTALSPTPLKNARVIWHNEVLAEQSGIPAVLFNSEHGAGVWGGESLLPGMSPLAQVYSGHQFGVWAGQLGDGRGILLGEQLLADGTTLDWHLKGAGLTPYSRMGDGRAVLRSTIRESLASEAMHYLGIPTTRALSVVTSDTQVYRETAEAGAMLIRVAQSHMRFGHFEHFYYRREPEKVRQLADFAIRYYWPHWQDEADKYQLWFQDVVTRTATLIADWQAVGFAHGVMNTDNMSILGLTMDYGPFGFLDDYVPDFICNHSDHQGRYSFDNQPAAALWNLQRLAQTLSPFIAVDALNDALDSYQLALLTRYGQRMRQKLGFFSEQKNDNELLSELFSLMARERSDFTRTFRMLSVTEQHSRSSPLRDEFIDRAAFDGWFARYRSRLQQDNVADEIRQAQMKAANPAMVLRNWLAQRAISQAEQGDYAELHRLHIALRTPYAERDDDYVSRPPDWGKRLEVSCSS is encoded by the coding sequence ATGACCCTGTCTTTTACTACCCGCTGGCGTGATGAGTTACCAGCAACCTATACAGCACTTTCGCCCACTCCCCTAAAAAATGCGCGCGTTATCTGGCATAACGAAGTTCTTGCTGAGCAATCAGGGATCCCTGCTGTGCTGTTTAACAGTGAACATGGCGCAGGCGTTTGGGGCGGTGAATCACTACTTCCCGGCATGTCACCGTTGGCCCAGGTTTATAGCGGGCATCAGTTTGGCGTCTGGGCTGGCCAGCTTGGTGACGGGCGCGGGATCTTGCTGGGCGAACAACTGCTCGCCGATGGCACGACGCTTGACTGGCATCTGAAAGGGGCCGGATTAACGCCATATTCCCGCATGGGTGATGGGCGTGCGGTACTGCGCTCGACGATTCGCGAAAGCCTGGCCAGCGAAGCCATGCATTACCTGGGGATCCCCACCACCCGGGCGCTGTCGGTTGTCACCAGCGATACGCAGGTCTACCGTGAAACGGCTGAAGCAGGGGCGATGCTTATCCGCGTGGCGCAAAGTCACATGCGCTTTGGTCACTTTGAACACTTCTACTATCGGCGTGAACCGGAAAAAGTACGCCAGCTGGCCGATTTTGCGATCCGCTATTATTGGCCGCACTGGCAGGATGAAGCGGATAAATATCAATTGTGGTTTCAGGACGTGGTCACGCGTACCGCGACGTTAATCGCCGACTGGCAGGCGGTAGGATTTGCGCACGGGGTGATGAATACTGACAACATGTCGATTCTGGGACTGACGATGGATTACGGTCCATTCGGTTTTCTGGATGATTATGTACCTGATTTTATCTGTAACCATTCGGATCACCAGGGACGGTACAGTTTCGATAATCAACCGGCTGCAGCGCTGTGGAATTTGCAGCGACTGGCGCAAACCCTGTCGCCTTTTATTGCCGTCGACGCGCTCAATGACGCACTGGATAGCTACCAGTTGGCGCTGTTGACCCGTTATGGACAACGGATGCGACAAAAGCTGGGGTTCTTTAGCGAGCAAAAAAACGATAACGAATTGCTCAGCGAACTGTTTAGCCTGATGGCGCGGGAAAGGAGCGACTTTACGCGAACATTTCGTATGTTGAGCGTGACGGAGCAGCACAGCAGGTCTTCACCGTTGCGCGATGAGTTTATCGACCGTGCGGCATTTGATGGCTGGTTTGCGCGCTATCGCTCACGTTTGCAGCAGGACAACGTGGCTGATGAAATAAGACAGGCGCAAATGAAAGCAGCGAACCCGGCAATGGTATTACGCAACTGGCTGGCGCAGCGGGCAATAAGCCAGGCAGAGCAGGGGGATTATGCCGAACTGCATCGATTACACATCGCGTTGCGTACACCGTATGCCGAGAGAGATGACGACTATGTCAGCCGTCCCCCCGACTGGGGTAAACGACTGGAAGTCAGTTGTTCAAGCTAG
- a CDS encoding heme ABC transporter ATP-binding protein, translating into MAEHFLAEALHYRVADRSVIRDVSLSLTKGELVALIGPNGAGKSTLLRLLTGFLKPDAGHCLLDGRSLGNWSTQALSRHRAVMRQQTQVGFDWQVEAVIAMGRTPWTQRPEPALIAQVMALTGCTPLAGRHYAALSGGEQQRVQLARALAQLWSNGAPRGWLFLDEPTSALDLYHQQHLLRLLTSLTAGGELHVCIVLHDLNLAALWADRIVLLHDGRIVSQGTPKAVLQADDLMRWYGAQLHVGQHPVNASPQVFLAP; encoded by the coding sequence ATGGCTGAACATTTTCTTGCCGAAGCACTGCACTATCGCGTGGCGGACCGGTCGGTAATTCGCGACGTGTCGCTGTCGCTTACAAAAGGTGAACTGGTGGCTCTGATCGGACCCAACGGCGCAGGAAAATCGACCTTGCTACGACTGCTGACCGGTTTTCTTAAACCCGATGCCGGGCATTGTTTACTGGACGGGAGATCACTTGGTAACTGGAGTACACAAGCGCTGTCGCGTCATCGTGCGGTCATGCGTCAGCAAACGCAGGTGGGCTTTGACTGGCAGGTCGAGGCCGTGATCGCCATGGGGCGCACGCCCTGGACCCAACGGCCCGAACCGGCGCTTATCGCTCAGGTGATGGCGCTAACCGGATGCACTCCGCTGGCTGGCAGGCACTACGCCGCGCTTTCCGGCGGCGAGCAGCAGCGAGTACAGCTTGCCCGTGCGCTGGCACAATTGTGGAGCAACGGCGCACCACGCGGATGGCTATTCCTCGATGAACCCACTTCAGCGTTAGATCTCTATCACCAGCAGCATCTGTTGCGATTGTTAACGTCGCTAACCGCTGGAGGGGAATTACATGTGTGCATCGTCCTTCACGATCTCAATCTTGCAGCGCTGTGGGCTGACAGGATTGTCCTGCTCCATGATGGACGTATTGTGTCCCAGGGGACGCCGAAAGCCGTGTTACAGGCCGATGACCTGATGCGCTGGTACGGTGCCCAGCTTCACGTTGGCCAGCACCCGGTCAACGCGTCGCCACAGGTTTTTCTCGCTCCCTAG
- a CDS encoding FecCD family ABC transporter permease, whose translation MSRNITCSLWMLAATLVVMTVVATGFGALRLPVSLFWRDGDDALRQIWFIIRLPRVLLALAIGGSLALAGCVMQGLFRNPLADPGLLGISSGAACAVALWVVLPVTLPALLMLYAPMLAAFLGALAATVVIFILSQQRDGSLSRLLLVGIAINALCGAAVGVLSWISNDAQLRQLSLWGMGSLGSAQWSTLLAVTSLMLPTVFIVWRLASALNLLQLGEEEAHYLGVDVRWVQRILLLCSALLVAAAVAVSGVIGFIGLVIPHLMRMWLGSDHRAAIPGSVLAGAFLLLIADTLARTAVAPAEMPVGLLTSILGAPWFLWLIFRQRGSNG comes from the coding sequence ATGTCCCGGAATATCACCTGCTCTTTGTGGATGCTGGCCGCTACGCTGGTCGTGATGACGGTTGTGGCCACCGGTTTTGGCGCATTGCGTTTGCCGGTAAGCCTGTTCTGGCGCGATGGCGATGACGCGCTGCGTCAAATCTGGTTCATCATTCGTCTTCCACGCGTTCTGCTGGCACTGGCGATTGGCGGTTCTCTGGCGCTGGCGGGTTGTGTGATGCAGGGGTTGTTCCGCAATCCGCTTGCCGACCCGGGACTGCTGGGGATCAGCAGCGGTGCCGCCTGCGCCGTCGCGTTGTGGGTGGTATTGCCTGTCACCTTACCCGCACTGCTGATGTTGTATGCCCCCATGCTGGCAGCGTTTCTCGGCGCTCTCGCCGCTACCGTGGTGATTTTTATCCTCAGTCAACAACGCGACGGTTCACTCTCGCGCCTGTTGCTGGTGGGCATTGCTATCAATGCACTTTGTGGGGCTGCGGTCGGCGTATTGTCATGGATCAGCAATGATGCACAACTGCGCCAATTGTCGCTATGGGGAATGGGTAGCCTGGGCTCCGCGCAGTGGTCTACTCTGCTGGCGGTCACTTCGCTGATGCTACCCACGGTATTCATCGTCTGGCGTTTAGCCTCGGCGCTGAATCTGCTGCAGCTCGGTGAGGAAGAAGCGCACTATCTTGGCGTTGACGTGCGATGGGTGCAGCGTATTTTACTGCTTTGCAGCGCACTGTTAGTTGCCGCCGCCGTCGCGGTTAGCGGCGTGATTGGATTTATCGGCCTGGTTATCCCGCATTTGATGCGCATGTGGCTTGGCTCCGATCATCGGGCGGCGATCCCAGGATCTGTCCTGGCGGGGGCGTTTTTACTGCTGATCGCCGATACCCTCGCGCGAACTGCCGTTGCCCCCGCTGAGATGCCTGTTGGTTTGTTAACCAGTATTCTGGGAGCACCGTGGTTTTTGTGGCTTATTTTTCGTCAGCGAGGTTCGAATGGCTGA
- a CDS encoding heme/hemin ABC transporter substrate-binding protein, which yields MKKLLVLIALLPLMAQAAPEERVIALGGDVTEIVYALGAQSSLVARDSTSQWPEAATALPDVGYLRQLNAEGILATRPTLVLASAQAQPSLVLKQVEQSKVSVVTVPAGNALSVIDEKVRVIAQATHREAQGEALRQSLRQALTALPSSKLNKRVLFILNHGGMTAMAAGQQTGADAAIRAAGLRNAMQGFNRYQPLSQEGVIASQPDLVVISQDGVKAMGGEENLWALPGLAQTPAGRNKQVLQIDDMALLGFSVRTPQAIQQLRAKAEQLP from the coding sequence ATGAAAAAACTGCTGGTACTGATTGCGCTTCTGCCATTGATGGCGCAGGCAGCGCCCGAGGAAAGAGTGATTGCCCTCGGCGGTGATGTGACAGAGATTGTCTATGCGCTGGGGGCGCAGTCATCCCTTGTGGCGCGCGACAGCACCAGCCAGTGGCCGGAGGCGGCAACCGCATTGCCGGACGTGGGCTATTTGCGCCAACTCAACGCAGAAGGGATCCTTGCCACCCGCCCGACGCTGGTTCTGGCCAGCGCACAGGCGCAGCCTTCATTGGTGCTCAAACAGGTCGAGCAAAGTAAGGTCAGCGTCGTTACGGTACCGGCAGGTAACGCGCTAAGCGTGATTGATGAGAAAGTCCGGGTGATTGCGCAGGCGACCCACCGTGAGGCACAAGGCGAGGCGCTGCGCCAAAGCTTACGCCAGGCGCTGACCGCATTGCCCTCATCCAAACTCAACAAACGCGTGCTGTTTATTCTCAATCATGGCGGAATGACCGCCATGGCTGCCGGACAGCAAACCGGGGCCGATGCCGCCATTCGTGCCGCCGGCTTGCGCAACGCCATGCAGGGCTTTAACCGCTACCAGCCCTTATCTCAAGAAGGGGTGATTGCCAGCCAACCCGATCTGGTTGTGATTTCTCAAGACGGTGTCAAGGCGATGGGCGGTGAAGAGAATCTGTGGGCGCTGCCTGGGCTTGCGCAAACACCTGCCGGTCGCAATAAGCAGGTGCTGCAAATTGACGACATGGCATTGCTCGGCTTTAGCGTTCGTACGCCGCAGGCCATCCAGCAACTGCGTGCCAAAGCAGAGCAATTGCCCTGA
- the chuS gene encoding hematinate-forming heme oxygenase ChuS, producing MNHYTRWLELKKEHPGKYARDIAGLLNISEAELTFARVGHDAWRLRGEVREILGALETVGETKCICRNEYAVHEQIGAFTNQHLNGHAGLVLNPRALDLRLFLNQWASVFHISETTAHGERQSIQFFDNQGDALLKVYTTQNTDIAAWGTLLTRFIFAENPPLSLQTVEIAVPTVNVDAATVDKEWRAMTDVHQFFGLLKRHNLTRQQAFSLAGDDLACKVANGAVAQLLETARQDGNEIMVFVGNRGCVQIFTGVVEKLVPMKGWLNIFNPTFTLHLLEESIAETWVTRKPTAEGHVTSLELFAADGTQIAQLYGQRTEGEQEQKQWRAQIDALTQKGLAA from the coding sequence ATGAATCACTACACACGCTGGCTGGAACTGAAAAAAGAACATCCTGGAAAATACGCCCGTGACATCGCAGGTTTGCTGAATATCAGCGAAGCTGAACTCACCTTTGCGCGCGTTGGGCATGATGCCTGGCGCCTGCGCGGCGAGGTGCGTGAGATCCTCGGCGCACTGGAGACTGTAGGCGAAACCAAGTGTATCTGTCGCAACGAATACGCGGTGCATGAACAAATCGGCGCGTTTACCAATCAACACCTGAACGGTCATGCCGGACTGGTGCTGAATCCGCGCGCCCTCGATCTGCGCTTGTTCCTGAATCAATGGGCCAGCGTATTTCATATCAGTGAAACTACCGCTCACGGCGAGCGCCAGAGCATCCAGTTTTTTGATAATCAAGGCGACGCATTACTGAAGGTGTACACCACGCAGAATACCGATATTGCTGCATGGGGCACACTGCTGACCCGTTTCATCTTCGCAGAAAACCCGCCACTGTCACTGCAAACCGTCGAAATCGCCGTTCCTACCGTTAACGTGGACGCCGCGACGGTGGATAAAGAGTGGCGCGCCATGACCGATGTACATCAGTTCTTCGGCCTGCTGAAACGCCACAACCTTACCCGTCAGCAGGCTTTTAGCCTTGCAGGCGACGATCTGGCCTGTAAGGTTGCTAACGGCGCGGTGGCACAACTGCTGGAAACCGCGCGTCAGGATGGCAACGAAATTATGGTATTTGTCGGCAACCGCGGCTGCGTGCAGATTTTTACCGGCGTGGTAGAAAAACTGGTGCCAATGAAAGGCTGGCTGAATATTTTCAATCCGACCTTTACGCTGCATCTGCTGGAAGAGAGCATCGCCGAAACGTGGGTCACACGTAAGCCAACTGCCGAGGGGCATGTGACCAGTCTGGAACTGTTTGCGGCAGACGGTACGCAAATCGCCCAGTTGTATGGACAACGAACGGAAGGTGAGCAGGAACAGAAGCAATGGCGTGCGCAGATCGATGCGTTAACACAGAAAGGGCTGGCCGCATGA